GGTGAAAGGGAGGGTACAGTGGAGGAAGCCGAAGCCGAGATGCTGCACAAGGTGTTCGACTTTGGGGACCGACCCGTCCACGAAGTTTTGGTGCCACGACCCGAAGTCATTGCCATCGAACAGGGTGCTAAGATTTCCGACTTCCTCGCCCTCTATGCCGAGTCACCGCTCTCCCGCTTTCCCGTCTATCAGGAAAACATGGATAACGTGGTGGGTATTCTCTCCGTCAAGGACGTGCTCATGGCCGAAGCCAGAGACACCATCACCAATGACAGCACCATTGATGAGCTGGTCCGCCCCGCCTACTTCGCCCCGGAGACCAAGCGCATCAACGAGCTCTTCGCCGAAATGCGGGACAAGAACTTCCGTATGTGCGTCGTCGTCGATGAGTACGGCGGCACCGCCGGCATCGTCAGCCTGAGCCGCCTGGTCGAGGAAATCGTTGGTGAGGTGGGTGATGAACTGGCGGAAGTGGAAAAGGACTTTGAGGTAATCAACGAGTACACTTTCCAGGTTGACGGCAGCATGCGCATCGAGGAAGTAAACGAAGAGATGGAACTTGACATGCCCGAGGGCGACTATGAGACCGTGGCCGGATTCGTCCTGCACCTGTTGGGGCACATCCCGAAACAGAATGAGCAGTTGCGATACAAAGGCCTGAAGCTGGTGATTACGGAAATCCGCGGCCGGAAAATCGAGAAAATAATGCTCACTAAGGAAAAGCAGGCAGTAGAAGCACTGCGTAACAATCGCCCAAGAAAAGGGAAGGGGAAAACAAACGAACCCAAAACCGGAAAGGCCAGTCGTGATAGCTTATGATGAGTAC
This genomic stretch from Chloroflexota bacterium harbors:
- a CDS encoding hemolysin family protein, producing the protein MANIDLYLVILVVCLLFSAFFSSSETAFVSLQRVRVQHLVDNNVRGAKRVAGMIARPEKLLSTVLFGNTLVNTAAAAIATVLAINFWGERGVLYATLGLTAFLLIFTETTPKTIAAQHTERLAMLFARPLTFVSWLFTPFVIVLSWIAISFTRLFGGTTASLSIARPEEIRTMIALGEREGTVEEAEAEMLHKVFDFGDRPVHEVLVPRPEVIAIEQGAKISDFLALYAESPLSRFPVYQENMDNVVGILSVKDVLMAEARDTITNDSTIDELVRPAYFAPETKRINELFAEMRDKNFRMCVVVDEYGGTAGIVSLSRLVEEIVGEVGDELAEVEKDFEVINEYTFQVDGSMRIEEVNEEMELDMPEGDYETVAGFVLHLLGHIPKQNEQLRYKGLKLVITEIRGRKIEKIMLTKEKQAVEALRNNRPRKGKGKTNEPKTGKASRDSL